The proteins below come from a single Oscillospiraceae bacterium genomic window:
- a CDS encoding YlbF family regulator produces MDCIDLFKKAAAALQTDPRYLELDAARRENDADEELQQMIGEFNLARLDLNNESAKPETDAARVAELNERVNSLYSQIMASEGMVRYNTAKKECEEMVGHIDAIINTAMNGGDPMSVKAPTGGCTGSCASCGGCH; encoded by the coding sequence ATGGATTGCATTGATCTTTTTAAGAAAGCCGCCGCCGCCCTGCAGACCGACCCCCGCTATCTGGAGCTGGACGCTGCCCGCCGTGAGAATGACGCTGACGAGGAACTGCAGCAGATGATCGGCGAATTCAACCTCGCCCGTCTGGACCTGAACAATGAAAGTGCCAAGCCCGAGACCGATGCCGCCCGTGTGGCCGAGCTGAACGAGCGCGTCAACAGCCTGTACAGCCAGATCATGGCCAGTGAGGGCATGGTCCGCTACAATACGGCTAAGAAGGAATGTGAGGAGATGGTCGGCCATATTGACGCCATCATCAACACGGCAATGAACGGCGGCGACCCGATGAGTGTCAAGGCACCCACCGGCGGCTGCACCGGCAGCTGCGCCAGCTGCGGCGGCTGCCACTAA
- a CDS encoding DUF6311 domain-containing protein, whose protein sequence is MSKIQSSRKTQLFVLGALLGAAVFLLVYGIAPLDVANDAFCRGGYVEKDIQQHYAGWLFYRDSTLRWPLGVSPAVNAPSGVSVAYTDSIPLLAVLCRPLAALCGGTFQYFGWFTFFCFLLQGGFGALLCSLFAAGTAAPLAGALLFAASPILIERAFRHTSLGAQWLVLAALYCYFSLRRQGRYAAPGLFFLNVIAVGIHPYFLPMTYAVTLALLLEYAVQKRQWLRPALFLGANMACTVLLGWVLGFFYGTATSGGQALYGYFAMNLNALWNPVGVNGVLYSRLLPAQNQVEGNYDAFAYLGLGVLATLPITLTAARRRILAAVRRHWALCLVCCVLTCFAVSNVITANGATLAVLPLPPSLIKLFSVFRSGGRLFWPVYDLLTLAAFAGLTRLPRAAVWAALLAAVQLWDISPALAARHDAMTSAQKTAAFPTEMVSDFWQAAEQYRHILSVQGLQADCLHLALWAADNGMTTDDPFAARYDESALAAQRQTALDALAAGTPEGDTLYLFADEGTFLQAVEPVRSLAWCGQVTGPGGAVWYVVAPGLQGQTFDALCTPYNESYPLRLADYTDALWNRGVLDATKKTVCFADSPFARARLTDAAALCADGQEYPILDVDDHDAGWLMVTLDIDDATILWDQELTTK, encoded by the coding sequence ATGTCAAAGATTCAATCCTCGCGCAAGACGCAGTTGTTTGTGCTGGGGGCCCTGCTGGGGGCCGCCGTGTTTTTGCTTGTGTACGGTATCGCGCCGCTGGATGTGGCAAACGATGCCTTCTGCCGCGGCGGCTATGTTGAAAAGGATATTCAGCAGCATTACGCCGGGTGGCTTTTTTACCGCGACAGCACCCTGCGCTGGCCGCTGGGCGTAAGCCCCGCCGTCAACGCCCCCAGCGGCGTGAGTGTGGCCTACACCGACTCTATCCCCCTGCTGGCGGTGCTCTGCCGCCCGCTGGCCGCACTCTGCGGCGGTACCTTTCAGTATTTCGGCTGGTTTACATTTTTCTGCTTTTTGCTGCAGGGCGGCTTTGGTGCGCTGCTCTGCAGTCTGTTTGCGGCAGGAACGGCAGCACCGCTGGCCGGTGCTCTGCTGTTCGCGGCAAGCCCCATTCTGATCGAGCGCGCGTTCCGCCACACCTCGTTAGGCGCGCAGTGGCTTGTTTTGGCAGCGCTGTACTGCTATTTCTCGCTGCGGCGGCAGGGGCGGTACGCTGCACCGGGGCTGTTTTTCCTTAATGTGATCGCCGTGGGCATCCACCCCTATTTTTTGCCCATGACCTACGCCGTCACGCTGGCGCTGCTGCTGGAATACGCCGTGCAAAAACGGCAATGGCTGCGCCCGGCGCTTTTCCTCGGTGCCAATATGGCCTGTACTGTCTTGCTGGGCTGGGTGCTGGGCTTTTTCTACGGCACCGCCACCAGCGGCGGGCAGGCGCTGTACGGCTATTTTGCCATGAACCTGAACGCACTGTGGAACCCTGTAGGGGTAAACGGCGTTCTCTACAGCCGCCTGCTGCCTGCGCAGAATCAGGTCGAAGGCAACTATGATGCCTTCGCCTATCTGGGCCTCGGTGTGTTGGCGACCCTGCCGATCACGCTCACGGCGGCGCGGCGGCGCATATTGGCCGCTGTGCGGCGGCACTGGGCGCTCTGCCTTGTCTGCTGCGTGCTGACCTGCTTTGCTGTCAGCAATGTCATCACCGCCAACGGGGCGACACTGGCCGTTCTGCCGCTGCCGCCGTCCCTCATCAAGCTGTTTTCTGTTTTTCGCTCCGGCGGGCGGCTGTTCTGGCCTGTGTACGACCTGCTGACGCTGGCTGCCTTTGCAGGGCTGACGCGCCTGCCCCGTGCTGCCGTCTGGGCCGCACTGCTGGCTGCCGTGCAGCTGTGGGACATCAGCCCCGCACTGGCTGCACGGCATGACGCAATGACAAGCGCGCAGAAAACGGCAGCTTTCCCGACTGAGATGGTCAGCGACTTCTGGCAGGCCGCCGAACAATACCGGCACATCCTCTCGGTGCAGGGCCTGCAGGCCGACTGCCTGCATCTGGCGCTGTGGGCTGCCGACAACGGCATGACCACCGACGATCCTTTCGCCGCCCGGTATGACGAAAGCGCCCTCGCCGCCCAGCGGCAGACCGCGCTGGATGCCTTGGCCGCCGGCACGCCGGAGGGCGATACGCTCTATCTGTTTGCTGATGAGGGGACTTTTTTGCAGGCTGTGGAGCCTGTGCGGAGCCTTGCCTGGTGCGGACAGGTAACCGGGCCGGGCGGTGCCGTCTGGTATGTCGTTGCACCCGGCCTGCAGGGGCAGACCTTTGATGCCCTCTGCACCCCCTATAACGAAAGCTATCCTCTGCGGCTGGCCGATTACACCGATGCGCTGTGGAACCGCGGCGTGTTGGACGCCACAAAAAAGACCGTCTGCTTTGCCGATTCTCCCTTTGCACGCGCCCGCTTAACGGATGCCGCAGCGCTGTGTGCAGACGGGCAGGAATACCCGATACTGGATGTGGATGACCACGACGCCGGCTGGCTGATGGTCACCCTTGATATTGACGACGCCACGATTTTGTGGGATCAGGAGTTGACGACAAAATGA
- a CDS encoding Na+/H+ antiporter NhaC family protein, translating into MPPIIAILLALLTKEVYLSLFAGCALGALLVAEFHPWVAFDTLFNTMIDSVDFSILMFMILLGMVVMLMQESGGTRAYGEWAAKKLKSKRATLVATSLLGALIFVDDYFNCLTVGSVMRPVTDKYKVSRAKLAYLIDATAAPVCIIAPISSWAAAVNSYVPAGSSMSGFEMFVRTIPFNLYAMLTLYMVFFTSLLGFDFGLMKKHERNAAHGDLFTSGGEAFQNQEIKDPTEGGKFAKGKVIDLIAPMIVMIFTAIATMIWTGYLNGGTNLVEDFANCSSSESLVFAGLVTVGFLLLFYLPRRVVGFKDFMNSVPEGGKLMMPPILILVLAWTLKGMTDALGIGDFVRQAVSLNEGLMRFVPLLIFCIAIFIAFSSGTSWGTFAILVPIVVNMFSETDPTMMIVAVSAVLAGAVCGDHISPISDTTIMSSSGAQSNHINHVQTQMQYAMVVVAACVPGYLIAGFTENWLITLVSSLAILTAALLYLRRRSLAEDARA; encoded by the coding sequence ATGCCGCCGATCATCGCCATTCTGCTGGCGCTGCTCACAAAGGAAGTCTATCTCTCGCTGTTCGCCGGCTGTGCGCTGGGTGCGCTGCTGGTGGCAGAGTTTCACCCCTGGGTCGCGTTTGACACACTGTTCAACACGATGATCGACAGCGTCGACTTCTCGATTCTGATGTTCATGATCCTGCTGGGCATGGTCGTTATGCTCATGCAGGAGTCCGGCGGCACCCGCGCTTATGGTGAGTGGGCGGCGAAAAAGCTCAAGAGCAAGCGCGCGACGCTCGTGGCGACCTCGCTGTTGGGTGCGCTGATTTTTGTGGACGACTACTTCAACTGCTTGACCGTCGGCTCTGTCATGCGCCCGGTTACCGACAAGTACAAGGTTTCCCGCGCCAAGCTGGCTTACCTCATCGACGCCACGGCGGCCCCGGTCTGCATCATTGCGCCGATCTCGTCCTGGGCGGCGGCGGTCAACTCCTACGTCCCGGCGGGCAGCTCGATGTCCGGCTTTGAAATGTTCGTCCGCACGATCCCGTTCAACCTGTACGCGATGCTGACGCTCTACATGGTGTTCTTTACCTCGCTGCTGGGCTTCGACTTCGGCCTGATGAAAAAGCACGAGCGCAACGCCGCCCACGGTGACCTGTTCACCTCGGGCGGGGAGGCATTCCAAAACCAGGAAATCAAGGACCCCACCGAGGGCGGTAAATTTGCCAAGGGCAAGGTCATTGACCTGATTGCACCGATGATCGTCATGATCTTTACGGCCATCGCCACGATGATCTGGACCGGCTATCTGAACGGCGGCACGAACCTTGTTGAGGACTTTGCCAACTGCTCCTCGTCGGAGTCGCTGGTCTTTGCGGGTCTTGTCACGGTGGGCTTCCTGCTGCTGTTCTACCTGCCGCGCCGCGTTGTTGGCTTTAAGGACTTCATGAACTCCGTGCCCGAGGGCGGCAAGCTGATGATGCCTCCCATCCTGATTCTGGTGCTGGCCTGGACGCTGAAGGGCATGACCGACGCGCTGGGCATCGGCGACTTTGTGCGTCAGGCCGTCAGCCTGAATGAGGGTCTCATGCGCTTTGTGCCGCTGCTGATCTTCTGCATTGCGATTTTTATTGCGTTCTCCTCCGGCACCAGCTGGGGCACGTTTGCGATTTTGGTCCCCATCGTCGTCAATATGTTCTCCGAGACGGACCCCACCATGATGATCGTAGCGGTATCCGCGGTGCTGGCGGGTGCGGTCTGCGGCGACCATATTTCGCCGATCTCGGATACGACCATCATGTCCAGCTCCGGTGCACAGTCGAACCACATCAACCACGTGCAGACCCAGATGCAGTACGCCATGGTCGTCGTGGCGGCCTGTGTGCCCGGCTACCTGATCGCGGGCTTTACCGAAAACTGGCTCATCACGCTGGTGTCGTCGCTTGCCATTCTGACCGCAGCCCTGCTGTATCTGCGCAGGCGCAGTCTGGCCGAGGACGCCAGGGCATAA
- the mutS gene encoding DNA mismatch repair protein MutS, with amino-acid sequence MAEQAVSPMMQQYFEIKKQHPNEILFYRVGDFYEMFYDDALTASRELELTLTGKNCGKEERAPMCGVPFHSYETYMARLIAKGYKVAICEQMEDPALAKGLVKRDIIRVVTPGTVIESSMLSEDKNNYLASIYCRRTRGRWRAGVCFADISTGEAYATELNAEKIGGAIITELCRYMPSEILICPPMLDFKDVTTYIKQHTHALVELREDACFKDAVMEQTMADQFGADWRTTLGYEKDALVPYAVAALLNYLHETQKHGVERIKTVQNYADAQYMRLSPVTRANLELTETMRGREKRGTLLWVLDKTETSMGKRLLRSWIEQPLVDAEAINARLCAVQALYTANMARADLKEALGHVFDIERLTTRILYGSATPREVKALGDTCAMLPQVKAQAAACGAPLLVQLADQIDLLEDVLQNIRTALVDDPPANMKDGGAIRAGFNSEVDELRDIMHGGKGYLSNLEARYREETGIPKLKIGFNKVFGYYIEVSRSYTDSVPDSFTRKQTLTTGERYITPELKELENKILGANERLLVLEHQLFADLLSAISAEVIRIQRTASAVAQLDVLAGFAEAALQNNYVMPTVDESGVMEIREGRHPVIEQMLKGSLFVPNDTLLDEEENRMLLITGPNMAGKSTYMRQNALIALMAQIGSFVPAASARIGVVDAIFTRVGASDDLAAGQSTFMVEMTEVAEILKNATKESLVILDEIGRGTSTFDGMSIARSVVEFICENIGCKTLFATHYHELTSMEQDIPGVKNYNIAVKKRGEDITFLRRIVAGPADDSYGIEVAKLAGLPGSVTRRAHAVLRQLEASAPGHSSTMQLDFETVEAYNNPSVPSEVVDKLHKVDIETLTPLEALNFLYELKNTLDKD; translated from the coding sequence ATGGCCGAGCAAGCAGTATCGCCCATGATGCAGCAGTATTTTGAAATCAAAAAACAGCATCCGAACGAGATCCTGTTTTACCGCGTCGGAGACTTCTATGAGATGTTCTATGATGACGCGCTGACAGCCTCGCGCGAATTGGAGCTGACACTGACCGGCAAAAACTGCGGCAAGGAGGAGCGCGCCCCCATGTGCGGCGTGCCGTTCCACTCCTATGAGACTTATATGGCGCGCCTGATCGCCAAGGGCTACAAGGTCGCCATCTGTGAGCAGATGGAGGATCCGGCGCTGGCGAAGGGGCTTGTCAAGCGGGACATCATCCGCGTTGTCACCCCCGGCACCGTCATCGAGAGCAGCATGCTCTCGGAGGATAAAAACAACTATCTGGCAAGCATTTACTGCCGCCGCACCCGTGGACGCTGGCGCGCGGGCGTCTGCTTTGCCGATATATCGACAGGTGAGGCCTACGCCACGGAGCTGAACGCCGAGAAGATCGGCGGCGCGATCATCACCGAGCTTTGCCGGTACATGCCCAGCGAGATCCTGATCTGCCCGCCGATGCTCGACTTCAAGGATGTGACGACCTACATCAAGCAGCACACCCACGCGCTGGTGGAGCTGCGCGAGGACGCCTGCTTTAAGGATGCCGTCATGGAGCAGACCATGGCCGACCAGTTCGGCGCCGACTGGCGCACGACCCTCGGCTATGAGAAGGACGCACTTGTCCCGTATGCTGTGGCGGCGCTTCTCAACTACCTGCACGAGACCCAGAAGCACGGCGTTGAGCGCATTAAGACCGTGCAGAACTATGCCGATGCCCAGTATATGCGGCTGTCCCCTGTGACCCGCGCCAATCTGGAGCTGACCGAGACGATGCGCGGCCGCGAAAAGCGCGGCACGCTGCTCTGGGTGCTGGATAAGACCGAAACCTCGATGGGCAAGCGGCTGCTGCGCTCCTGGATCGAGCAGCCGCTGGTGGATGCCGAGGCCATCAATGCGCGGCTTTGCGCCGTGCAGGCACTCTACACCGCCAACATGGCCCGCGCCGATTTGAAAGAGGCACTCGGCCATGTGTTCGACATTGAGCGCCTGACCACCCGCATCCTGTACGGTTCCGCCACCCCGCGCGAGGTCAAGGCACTGGGGGACACCTGCGCCATGCTGCCGCAGGTCAAGGCGCAGGCGGCCGCCTGCGGCGCGCCGCTGCTTGTGCAGCTGGCTGATCAGATCGATCTGCTGGAGGACGTGCTGCAAAACATCCGCACGGCCCTTGTCGATGATCCCCCCGCGAATATGAAGGACGGCGGCGCCATCCGCGCGGGCTTCAACAGCGAGGTCGATGAACTGCGCGACATCATGCACGGCGGCAAGGGATACCTCTCCAATCTCGAGGCCCGCTACCGCGAGGAGACCGGCATCCCCAAGCTGAAGATCGGCTTCAACAAGGTGTTCGGCTATTATATCGAAGTCAGCCGCTCTTACACCGATTCTGTGCCGGACAGCTTTACCCGCAAGCAGACCCTGACAACGGGGGAGCGCTACATCACACCGGAGCTCAAGGAGCTGGAGAATAAGATTCTGGGTGCGAACGAGCGGCTGCTGGTGCTGGAGCATCAGCTTTTTGCCGATCTGCTGTCGGCGATCTCGGCTGAGGTCATCCGCATCCAGCGCACGGCATCGGCTGTGGCGCAGCTGGATGTGCTGGCCGGCTTTGCTGAGGCTGCCCTGCAGAACAACTATGTCATGCCCACCGTTGATGAGAGCGGCGTCATGGAGATCAGGGAGGGCCGCCACCCCGTGATTGAGCAGATGCTCAAGGGCAGCCTGTTTGTGCCCAACGATACGCTGCTCGATGAGGAAGAAAACCGGATGCTGCTCATCACCGGCCCCAATATGGCCGGTAAATCCACCTACATGCGCCAGAATGCCCTCATCGCGCTGATGGCGCAGATCGGCAGCTTTGTGCCTGCTGCCAGCGCCCGTATCGGTGTTGTCGATGCCATTTTTACCCGCGTGGGTGCATCGGATGATCTGGCTGCCGGGCAGTCGACCTTTATGGTCGAGATGACCGAGGTGGCCGAGATCCTGAAAAATGCCACGAAGGAGAGCCTTGTCATTCTTGATGAGATCGGACGCGGCACTTCGACCTTTGACGGCATGAGCATCGCCCGCAGTGTGGTAGAATTTATCTGCGAGAACATCGGCTGCAAGACGCTGTTCGCTACCCATTATCATGAGCTGACCAGCATGGAGCAGGACATTCCCGGCGTAAAGAACTATAACATTGCCGTCAAAAAGCGGGGCGAGGACATCACCTTCCTGCGGCGCATCGTGGCGGGGCCTGCTGATGACAGCTACGGCATCGAGGTTGCAAAGCTGGCCGGTCTGCCCGGCAGCGTGACCCGGCGCGCCCATGCAGTGCTGCGCCAGCTGGAGGCCAGTGCCCCCGGCCACAGCAGCACGATGCAGCTGGATTTTGAGACGGTGGAGGCCTACAACAACCCGAGCGTTCCCAGCGAGGTCGTTGATAAGCTCCACAAGGTGGACATCGAGACGCTGACCCCGCTGGAGGCGCTGAACTTCCTGTATGAATTGAAAAATACCCTTGACAAAGACTAA
- a CDS encoding RluA family pseudouridine synthase, whose protein sequence is MKELHVKCLLPVRMDKYLMDQFPALSMGRLNKALRENKIKLNGKKQPLSTRVQNGDSIRLFLTDEQLENRPTPAAVFVYEDDDIIIANKPAGIAVDGPDSDTLVRRVQAKLAAEGKPTHAVLCHRLDTGTSGLVLLAKSSAAEAFLTTAIKSRAIEKRYLCVTFGRPNPPAALLRDYLLKDAERGIVRITDTTAGGAKEVITGYETLAVSGRLALLEVELVTGRTHQIRAHLAHIGCPILGDSKYGNNAANRELRFKYQALCAWELRFPAQIADPRFAHLAGRVFHAEKPWYYQQILDGTLK, encoded by the coding sequence ATGAAAGAACTGCATGTAAAATGCCTGCTGCCCGTGCGGATGGACAAATATCTGATGGATCAGTTTCCCGCCCTCAGCATGGGGCGGCTGAACAAGGCCCTGCGGGAGAACAAGATCAAGCTGAACGGCAAAAAACAGCCCCTCTCCACCCGGGTACAGAACGGGGACAGCATCAGGCTCTTCCTGACTGATGAGCAGCTGGAGAACCGCCCCACCCCTGCCGCCGTGTTTGTATATGAGGACGATGACATCATTATCGCCAATAAGCCCGCAGGCATTGCGGTAGACGGCCCCGACAGCGACACGCTGGTGCGCCGCGTGCAGGCAAAGCTGGCCGCCGAGGGGAAACCGACCCATGCCGTGCTGTGCCACCGGCTGGATACCGGCACCAGCGGTCTGGTCCTGTTGGCCAAAAGCAGCGCTGCGGAAGCCTTTCTGACGACCGCCATCAAGAGCCGCGCCATTGAAAAGCGGTATCTCTGCGTGACCTTCGGCCGCCCGAATCCACCCGCCGCCCTGCTGCGGGATTACCTTTTGAAGGATGCCGAGCGCGGCATCGTGCGCATCACCGACACGACTGCTGGCGGTGCAAAGGAGGTCATCACCGGCTACGAAACGCTGGCTGTCAGCGGCCGTCTGGCGCTGCTGGAGGTCGAGCTTGTGACCGGCCGCACCCACCAGATCCGCGCCCATCTGGCCCACATCGGCTGCCCGATTCTGGGCGATTCCAAGTATGGAAACAACGCCGCCAACCGGGAGCTGCGGTTCAAATATCAGGCCCTCTGCGCGTGGGAGCTGCGGTTTCCTGCTCAGATCGCCGACCCGCGCTTTGCCCATCTGGCCGGGCGGGTATTTCACGCCGAAAAGCCGTGGTATTACCAGCAGATTCTGGACGGTACGCTGAAGTAA
- a CDS encoding sodium:alanine symporter family protein, with product MIETIAAVNQAVNNFVWGVPAMVCIIGVGLLLSVRTRFLQIRKFPYAIKTTIGRMFRKKDASDGSMTPFQAVCTALAGTVGTGNIAGVAGAIAIGGPGAVFWMWCSALLGMCTKFAEVTLAVHFREKNAAGEWVGGPMYYIKNGLGKHWQFLAVLYSLFGVLTVFGTGNATQVNTIVAAIDTALLQYNLVGSEVLSTLNLVVGIAVAMLVAMVLLGGIKRIGSVSERLVPFMALFYIVLAVGVVALNLPRFPAVMESIFAGAFNPAAFTGGTVGSLFISMQKGVSRGIFSNEAGLGTGSIAHACADTKKPVKQGVFGIFEVFADTIVICTLTAMVILCSGTAVSYGTAAGAELTISGFTTTYGGWASIFTAVALCCFAFSTIIGWGLYGSRFIAFLCRSDKVVRPFFVVYSFVSILGATMDLGLMWSIADTFNGLMSIPNLIALLLLSGTVAQLTKEYFEKEKV from the coding sequence ATGATTGAGACGATTGCGGCGGTCAATCAGGCTGTCAATAATTTTGTGTGGGGCGTCCCCGCCATGGTGTGCATCATCGGCGTAGGGCTGCTTCTCAGCGTGCGGACACGCTTTTTGCAGATCCGCAAATTTCCGTATGCCATCAAAACGACCATCGGGCGGATGTTCCGCAAAAAGGATGCCTCGGATGGCTCGATGACGCCGTTTCAGGCGGTATGCACGGCGCTGGCGGGCACGGTGGGCACCGGCAACATTGCGGGCGTAGCGGGCGCCATTGCCATCGGCGGTCCGGGGGCTGTGTTCTGGATGTGGTGTTCGGCGCTGCTGGGTATGTGTACCAAATTTGCAGAGGTCACGCTGGCGGTGCATTTTCGGGAGAAAAACGCGGCCGGGGAATGGGTCGGCGGCCCGATGTACTACATTAAAAACGGTCTGGGTAAGCACTGGCAGTTTTTGGCGGTGCTTTACTCGCTGTTTGGTGTTCTGACTGTCTTTGGCACCGGCAACGCCACGCAGGTCAACACCATTGTAGCAGCCATCGACACGGCGCTGCTGCAGTATAACCTTGTGGGCAGTGAGGTGCTCTCCACCCTGAATCTTGTGGTGGGCATCGCAGTGGCCATGCTGGTGGCGATGGTCCTGCTGGGCGGCATCAAGCGCATCGGCAGCGTCAGTGAGCGTCTGGTGCCTTTTATGGCGCTGTTTTACATTGTGCTGGCCGTGGGCGTGGTTGCGCTGAATCTGCCGCGCTTTCCGGCAGTGATGGAGTCGATTTTTGCCGGGGCGTTTAACCCGGCGGCTTTCACCGGCGGTACGGTCGGCAGCCTCTTTATCAGTATGCAGAAGGGCGTTTCCCGGGGCATCTTCTCCAACGAGGCGGGCCTTGGCACCGGTTCGATCGCCCACGCCTGTGCCGACACGAAAAAGCCGGTCAAGCAGGGCGTGTTTGGTATCTTCGAAGTGTTTGCCGATACCATCGTTATCTGTACGCTTACAGCGATGGTCATATTGTGCAGCGGCACGGCAGTCAGCTACGGCACGGCTGCCGGGGCTGAGCTGACGATCTCCGGCTTTACCACGACCTACGGCGGCTGGGCATCCATCTTCACGGCGGTGGCACTGTGCTGCTTTGCCTTCTCCACCATCATCGGCTGGGGGCTGTACGGCTCACGCTTTATCGCATTCCTCTGCCGCAGCGACAAGGTCGTGCGCCCCTTCTTCGTGGTGTACTCCTTCGTTTCCATCCTGGGTGCTACGATGGACCTGGGCCTGATGTGGAGCATTGCCGATACCTTCAACGGTCTGATGAGCATCCCGAACCTGATTGCGCTGCTGCTGCTTTCCGGCACAGTGGCGCAGCTGACAAAGGAATATTTTGAAAAGGAAAAGGTGTAA
- the miaB gene encoding tRNA (N6-isopentenyl adenosine(37)-C2)-methylthiotransferase MiaB → MEKLTYTHNDAAAKALASYYETPPLAYVRSYGCQQNVNDGEKIKGVLQDVGYGLCDTVEQADLILFNTCAVREHAEQRVFGNVGALKKLKEENPRLMIGICGCMAQQEHIVEKLRQSYPYVDLVFGVDGIDRLPAMLAERIRKGKRYLEKPSERNAVVEEMPIRRDSGFRAWLPIMYGCDNFCTYCIVPYVRGRERSREPAAILAEFRQLVAQGYKEITLLGQNVNSYGKGLENPIDFADLLNLLCAVPGDYQIRFMTSHPKDASRKLIDTIAAQEHLCKHIHLPVQSGSDRLLKEMNRHYDVAQYMDLIHYAKEKIPGVTFSSDIIVGFPGETEEDFEDTLELIRKVGYMQLFTFIYSKRNGTPAAKLPDPTTHAEKAARMDRLLKTQEEFAFAATAAMAGQTVRVLVEAAGRNEGTVNGRLDNNLVVEFTAPEALIGQWAMVRITGSRAALLVGELAE, encoded by the coding sequence TTGGAAAAGCTGACCTATACCCATAATGATGCCGCTGCCAAAGCGCTGGCATCCTATTACGAGACCCCGCCGCTGGCCTATGTCCGCAGCTACGGCTGCCAGCAGAATGTCAATGACGGTGAAAAGATCAAGGGCGTTTTGCAGGATGTGGGCTACGGCCTGTGCGATACGGTCGAGCAGGCTGATCTGATCCTTTTTAATACCTGCGCCGTGCGTGAGCATGCCGAGCAGCGCGTATTCGGCAATGTGGGGGCACTCAAAAAGCTCAAGGAAGAAAACCCGCGGCTGATGATCGGCATCTGCGGCTGCATGGCCCAGCAGGAGCATATTGTGGAAAAGCTGCGCCAGAGCTACCCGTATGTCGATCTGGTGTTCGGCGTGGACGGCATTGACCGTCTGCCCGCCATGCTGGCGGAGCGCATCCGCAAGGGAAAGCGCTATCTGGAAAAGCCCTCCGAGCGCAACGCCGTGGTCGAGGAGATGCCCATCCGCCGCGATTCCGGTTTCCGCGCGTGGCTGCCCATCATGTACGGGTGCGACAACTTCTGCACCTACTGCATCGTGCCGTATGTCCGCGGGCGGGAGCGCAGCCGTGAGCCCGCCGCCATTCTGGCGGAGTTCAGGCAGCTGGTGGCGCAGGGCTACAAGGAGATCACTCTGCTGGGCCAGAATGTCAACAGCTACGGCAAAGGGCTGGAAAACCCCATCGACTTTGCCGATCTTTTGAACCTGCTGTGCGCGGTCCCCGGTGATTACCAGATCCGCTTTATGACAAGCCACCCGAAGGACGCCAGCCGCAAACTGATCGACACGATCGCCGCGCAGGAGCATCTGTGCAAGCACATTCACCTGCCGGTGCAGTCCGGCTCTGACCGGCTGCTCAAGGAGATGAACCGCCATTATGATGTTGCGCAGTACATGGATCTTATCCACTACGCGAAGGAGAAGATCCCCGGTGTAACCTTCTCCAGCGACATTATTGTCGGCTTCCCCGGTGAGACCGAGGAAGATTTTGAGGACACGCTGGAGCTTATCCGCAAGGTGGGCTACATGCAGCTGTTCACCTTTATCTACTCCAAGCGCAACGGCACCCCGGCGGCCAAGCTGCCGGATCCCACGACCCACGCCGAGAAGGCTGCCCGTATGGACCGCCTGCTGAAAACGCAGGAGGAGTTCGCCTTTGCGGCCACCGCCGCCATGGCAGGGCAGACCGTCCGTGTGCTGGTGGAGGCCGCCGGCCGCAACGAGGGGACCGTCAACGGCCGCCTCGATAATAACCTTGTTGTGGAGTTCACAGCCCCCGAGGCGCTCATCGGCCAGTGGGCCATGGTGCGCATCACAGGCTCCCGCGCCGCCCTGCTGGTCGGCGAGCTTGCCGAGTAA